From Bombyx mori chromosome 10, ASM3026992v2, a single genomic window includes:
- the LOC110385588 gene encoding uncharacterized protein LOC110385588 — protein MFHTLTTSGAAKKPQIPSPATSPSVMPDAARTFIKRPETKRRSLDNMDLYRKQQQYYAETPSDQLLQEVMKTFEDIPSKVQQYPQMRRDIKSFLESQSDKSIRILFELSKRMKCLEAAASGTSIHTVASSSNKEEKLLGKLQEVENTLTSRLSQMEVNLKHEISELNIGNDDRGADILEHMFKNFEETKAEIVKSTEGVVGRTQALFEDLAGTVARDVVEAKTQISQIAKGLTAESNMVPQTYASAAATKPGRRPALHSMAVTFEDNQETAEEVLARVRKAVDARGTGLKINKIRKAKNSTVILGCDTEVELDKVRERIKSHGDGLIVAPMKNKDPLVVLKDVFMDNDDNEMVKALYAQNADIFMDLSQEEMDLTIKYKKRTRNPKTSHVVIQVRPKVWQRMTEAGALYLDLQRVRVEDQSPLIQCTKCLAFGHGRKFCTGSVDRCSHCGGPHLREECADYIAGIKPQCCNCLHSRLQSTDHNAFSVDCPTRKKWDYLARSNTAYI, from the coding sequence atgtTCCATACACTAACAACATCTGGCGCTGCCAAAAAACCTCAAATTCCCAGCCCCGCTACCTCACCTTCGGTAATGCCGGACGCTGCCAGGACTTTCATTAAAAGACCAGAAACAAAAAGAAGGTCGCTTGATAATATGGACCTGTATAGAAAGCAGCAGCAGTACTATGCTGAGACACCGAGCGACCAATTACTCCAGGAAGTGATGAAAACGTTTGAGGATATACCCTCAAAGGTCCAGCAGTACCCTCAGATGAGGCGGGACATCAAGTCCTTCCTGGAGTCACAATCGGACAAAAGTATCCGCATACTCTTTGAGTTGAGTAAGCGGATGAAGTGTCTGGAAGCAGCGGCGTCCGGGACTAGCATACATACAGTAGCGTCATCTTCTAACAAAGAAGAAAAACTGCTGGGAAAATTGCAAGAGGTGGAAAACACACTAACTTCACGGCTTAGTCAAATGGAAGTTAACCTGAAGCATGAAATATCAGAACTCAATATAGGAAACGACGATCGAGGTGCTGACATCCTCGAACATATGTTCAAAAATTTCGAAGAGACCAAAGCCGAAATAGTTAAATCGACCGAAGGTGTCGTGGGACGGACGCAGGCTCTCTTTGAAGATCTGGCTGGTACTGTCGCCAGAGACGTCGTCGAAGCCAAAACGCAAATAAGCCAGATAGCAAAAGGGTTGACAGCTGAGAGCAACATGGTTCCCCAAACATATGCCAGCGCCGCAGCAACAAAACCTGGGCGTCGTCCGGCGCTTCACTCGATGGCGGTGACCTTCGAGGACAATCAAGAGACTGCCGAAGAGGTACTCGCGAGAGTGAGGAAGGCGGTCGACGCCAGGGGTACTggccttaaaataaataaaataaggaagGCAAAGAATAGCACAGTCATACTCGGCTGCGATACGGAAGTGGAACTAGATAAGGTGAGAGAAAGGATAAAAAGCCACGGTGATGGGTTAATCGTAGCGCCCATGAAGAATAAGGACCCACTCGTCGTCCTTAAAGACGTCTTTATGGACAATGACGACAACGAAATGGTTAAGGCCCTTTACGCTCAAAACGCCGACATCTTCATGGATCTATCACAAGAGGAGATGGATttgacaattaaatataaaaagaggACCAGAAATCCTAAGACCTCTCACGTTGTCATCCAGGTGAGACCGAAGGTATGGCAGAGGATGACGGAGGCTGGCGCCCTCTATCTGGACCTGCAAAGGGTCAGAGTGGAGGACCAGTCTCCGCTCATCCAATGCACGAAGTGCCTCGCCTTCGGCCACGGCCGCAAATTCTGCACCGGGAGTGTAGACAGGTGTAGCCACTGCGGAGGCCCACACTTGCGCGAGGAATGCGCCGACTACATCGCGGGAATTAAACCGCAGTGCTGCAATTGCTTGCACTCCAGGTTGCAGAGTACGGATCACAACGCATTCAGTGTCGATTGCCCAACCCGCAAAAAGTGGGACTACCTGGCGCGATCAAACACTGCATATATATGA
- the LOC778503 gene encoding carboxypeptidase isoform X1 — protein sequence MYVIFITVVSAQLCLAGVHEIKSYKDYKVIEVAGEEDNLNRFFKFIYENHEIPYAVKKDTKYEIMVAPELIHVFDDAVASEKLKSRIVIEDYSKIIENEKKFRRDDEFSWTAYYDIDDIYNYLQTTNKAYEHWTEMIVGGKTYEGRLIQGLRINTPGDDENKPVIFIESGIHAREWITPATTTYFINQLLTSLDPNITALRDQFDWRIFPTVNPDGYHYSINYDRMWRKTRSKSSSTCRGADPNRNWDYNWLKHGASSNPCDYQTYGGSRPFSEVETRTLSQYISSIENLMAYVAFHSDAQMLLLPYSDSTEHNDNYDDLVTIGKTSLNYGYAVNGAKYKGPATAAEILYKASGGSMDWVRHTLGTPIVYTYELRGTYFYWPPERISEQGDEVTQMILGLVQEARNLGYV from the exons atgtatgtaatattcATTACTGTGGTATCTGCACAATTATGTTTGGCTGGTGTTCATGAAATTAAATCCTATAAAGATTACAAGGTTATTGAAGTTGCCGGTGAGGAAGATAATTTGAATcggtttttcaaatttatttacgaaAATCAT GAAATTCCATACGCTGTGAAAAAAGATACGAAATACGAAATAATGGTGGCTCCCGAACTTATTCATGTGTTTGACGATGCCGTAGCaagtgaaaaattaaaaagcagaATAGTTATAGAGGATTATTCTAA gATTATCGAAAACGAAAAGAAATTCCGAAGAGATGATGAATTTTCGTGGACCGCTTATTACGATATTGATGAC ATATACAACTATTTGCAAACCACAAATAAAGCTTATGAGCATTGGACCGAGATGATAGTCGGCGGTAAGACATACGAAGGCCGCCTAATTCAAGGTCTAAGAATCAACACCCCAGGAGATGATGAGAATAAGCCAGTCATCTTTATTGAATCAG GTATCCACGCACGCGAATGGATCACTCCGGCTACAACCACCTATTTCATAAACCAGTTATTGACGAGTTTGGACCCGAACATCACAGCACTGAGAGATCAATTCGACTGGCGTATTTTCCCCACCGTCAATCCTGATGGCTACCACTACAGTATTAATTAC gaCAGAATGTGGAGAAAAACGAGATCGAAATCTTCTTCGACTTGCCGTGGAGCCGACCCGAATCGTAATTGGGACTACAATTGgctaa AACACGGAGCAAGCAGCAACCCTTGCGACTACCAGACTTACGGTGGCTCGCGTCCTTTCTCAGAGGTCGAAACCAGAACACTCTCCCAGTACATATCTAGTATTGAGAACTTGATGGCCTATGTCGCTTTCCATTCAGACGCGCAGATGCTTCTGCTTCCTTACTCCGATTCAACAGAACACAATGATAATTACGATGATCTG GTGACAATTGGGAAAACTTCTTTGAACTACGGTTACGCTGTCAACGGTGCAAAGTATAAAGGGCCGGcaacagcagctgaaatattgt ATAAAGCGTCTGGAGGCAGCATGGATTGGGTACGGCATACTCTAGGAACTCCTATAGTTTACACATACGAACTCAGAGGCACGTACTTCTACTGGCCTCCTGAAAGGATTTCTGAACAGGGAGACGAAGTTACGCAGATGATCCTCGGCTTAGTACAGGAAGCAAGAAACTTGGGatatgtataa
- the LOC778503 gene encoding carboxypeptidase encodes MIVGGKTYEGRLIQGLRINTPGDDENKPVIFIESGIHAREWITPATTTYFINQLLTSLDPNITALRDQFDWRIFPTVNPDGYHYSINYDRMWRKTRSKSSSTCRGADPNRNWDYNWLKHGASSNPCDYQTYGGSRPFSEVETRTLSQYISSIENLMAYVAFHSDAQMLLLPYSDSTEHNDNYDDLVTIGKTSLNYGYAVNGAKYKGPATAAEILYKASGGSMDWVRHTLGTPIVYTYELRGTYFYWPPERISEQGDEVTQMILGLVQEARNLGYV; translated from the exons ATGATAGTCGGCGGTAAGACATACGAAGGCCGCCTAATTCAAGGTCTAAGAATCAACACCCCAGGAGATGATGAGAATAAGCCAGTCATCTTTATTGAATCAG GTATCCACGCACGCGAATGGATCACTCCGGCTACAACCACCTATTTCATAAACCAGTTATTGACGAGTTTGGACCCGAACATCACAGCACTGAGAGATCAATTCGACTGGCGTATTTTCCCCACCGTCAATCCTGATGGCTACCACTACAGTATTAATTAC gaCAGAATGTGGAGAAAAACGAGATCGAAATCTTCTTCGACTTGCCGTGGAGCCGACCCGAATCGTAATTGGGACTACAATTGgctaa AACACGGAGCAAGCAGCAACCCTTGCGACTACCAGACTTACGGTGGCTCGCGTCCTTTCTCAGAGGTCGAAACCAGAACACTCTCCCAGTACATATCTAGTATTGAGAACTTGATGGCCTATGTCGCTTTCCATTCAGACGCGCAGATGCTTCTGCTTCCTTACTCCGATTCAACAGAACACAATGATAATTACGATGATCTG GTGACAATTGGGAAAACTTCTTTGAACTACGGTTACGCTGTCAACGGTGCAAAGTATAAAGGGCCGGcaacagcagctgaaatattgt ATAAAGCGTCTGGAGGCAGCATGGATTGGGTACGGCATACTCTAGGAACTCCTATAGTTTACACATACGAACTCAGAGGCACGTACTTCTACTGGCCTCCTGAAAGGATTTCTGAACAGGGAGACGAAGTTACGCAGATGATCCTCGGCTTAGTACAGGAAGCAAGAAACTTGGGatatgtataa